From a single Cyclobacterium marinum DSM 745 genomic region:
- a CDS encoding sugar phosphate isomerase/epimerase family protein, which translates to MSKLPFRFGAEVYTWFMSNNGETYKGQLGHMIEVISKAGFTGIQPIFTWMGPLADADALEAKLKEQNISLAAVALALDWNGNKETEEEKKIADEAIKLLSRFPDSVLCTVQIPTGRHELTRRRKNLVDIVNTVSARAAEKGVVSSFHPNSPHTSITRTEEDYKVILESLDPKVTGWCPDVGHIINGDMDPLTKMKEYRSLINHVHYKDWDGNPEFTLMGNGKVALTEITQWLKDENFDGWIICEDEGKEALEDPDFVTLHDGKWVQEFLIPKLK; encoded by the coding sequence ATGTCTAAACTACCCTTTCGTTTCGGCGCAGAAGTATACACCTGGTTTATGAGTAACAATGGAGAGACTTATAAAGGTCAGCTGGGTCATATGATAGAAGTTATCTCTAAAGCAGGTTTTACAGGGATCCAACCAATATTCACTTGGATGGGACCTTTGGCCGATGCTGATGCACTTGAAGCCAAATTGAAAGAACAAAACATTTCACTAGCCGCAGTGGCTTTGGCTTTAGATTGGAACGGGAATAAAGAAACGGAAGAAGAGAAAAAGATTGCAGATGAAGCCATAAAATTGTTGTCACGATTCCCAGATTCAGTACTTTGCACTGTACAAATTCCCACCGGAAGGCATGAACTTACACGGCGAAGAAAAAATCTTGTAGATATCGTCAACACCGTATCGGCTAGGGCTGCGGAGAAAGGAGTTGTCAGCAGTTTTCATCCAAACTCGCCTCACACATCCATTACTAGGACTGAAGAGGACTACAAAGTCATCCTAGAATCTTTGGACCCAAAAGTAACAGGTTGGTGCCCCGATGTAGGGCACATTATTAACGGGGACATGGATCCTTTGACCAAAATGAAGGAATACCGTTCTCTTATCAACCATGTACATTATAAAGATTGGGACGGGAATCCGGAATTCACCCTTATGGGAAATGGAAAAGTTGCACTAACAGAGATTACTCAATGGCTTAAAGATGAGAACTTTGATGGATGGATCATTTGCGAAGACGAGGGCAAAGAAGCTTTAGAGGACCCTGATTTTGTAACCCTCCACGATGGAAAATGGGTACAGGAATTTTTAATACCAAAATTAAAATAA
- a CDS encoding alpha/beta fold hydrolase, with the protein MPFIKSNGINLYYEEQGKGDPLLLIMGITAPGSVWEKHLEYWKQYFRCIIVDNRGVGRSDKPSGPYTSSMMADDCAGLLQQLGLEKVRVAGVSMGSIIAQQLAYRHPNLVKSMVLMCPWARCDNTAKDIFRHMVDIKARLKPDEFSRYIQLLIFSKASFDNEVSYQGMLEDRENANKDTNPQPLIGLEGQAAACIEHHTLKQLNEIKQPALVIGGEADKFTPLWMTKEVAELLPNSELHTYPESGHAFHWENIEDFNPRVKQWLLTH; encoded by the coding sequence ATGCCGTTCATAAAATCCAATGGGATTAACCTTTATTATGAGGAGCAAGGAAAAGGAGATCCTTTACTATTGATTATGGGTATTACTGCCCCAGGGTCGGTGTGGGAAAAACATCTTGAGTATTGGAAACAATATTTCCGATGCATCATTGTAGACAATCGAGGAGTTGGCAGGTCTGATAAACCTTCAGGCCCCTACACTTCATCAATGATGGCGGATGATTGTGCAGGTTTACTACAACAGCTCGGATTGGAAAAGGTAAGAGTTGCAGGCGTTTCCATGGGGAGCATCATTGCCCAGCAACTTGCTTATCGCCACCCAAACCTAGTAAAATCAATGGTTCTCATGTGTCCTTGGGCGAGATGTGACAATACGGCGAAAGATATTTTTCGTCATATGGTGGACATTAAAGCCAGATTAAAACCAGATGAATTTAGCCGCTACATCCAATTATTAATCTTCTCAAAGGCTTCCTTTGACAATGAAGTGTCCTACCAAGGAATGCTTGAAGACAGGGAAAATGCCAATAAGGACACCAACCCTCAACCATTAATTGGACTTGAAGGACAAGCTGCTGCATGCATAGAACATCATACGCTGAAACAATTAAATGAAATAAAACAACCTGCACTTGTCATTGGAGGAGAAGCAGACAAATTCACTCCACTTTGGATGACCAAAGAGGTCGCTGAATTACTGCCAAACTCAGAATTACACACCTACCCTGAAAGTGGACATGCTTTCCACTGGGAAAATATCGAGGATTTTAACCCTAGGGTAAAACAATGGCTATTGACACATTGA
- a CDS encoding SusC/RagA family TonB-linked outer membrane protein yields the protein MKRIFIKSNKFQVLAFVLSLFLLSGPILAQESRTISGLVKSQEDQELIPGVSILVQGTNRGTVTDIDGKFSLEVSNGETLVASFIGYENKEVTIEAGMNNIEILLNYSFADLSEVVVVGYGTQKKSDLTGAVGSVSSEALQERPSASLTQALSGRIQGVNVSVNSGRPGGRANIRIRGNTSVSIANDPLYVIDGVIIHAAGLANGSTPIDYINPNDIASVEVLKDASATAIYGARGANGVILVTTKRGSNKGGMITFDTDVSVGVLPKKIPLLNAEEFLMVEDIAYQNAQKYDPTGWANGIYTDPKLKRTNPLLFDANGNPLHDTDWQDESFRKAITQNHQLGLTGGNEKDSYGIYINHRNEEGLMRESYLKRYAGRFVFDSQIKPWLKVGGSLSYTDQKESQVDPLGAGGIIAMRQVLEALPIIPVRYSDGSWAGNEDYPGMEGGNNPLHVVNDRVYIVNTQTMLGNIYANFSLAEGLELRSVLASNIINQRVDYYGGRTLNYIARNQRGDASVMNDRLNSWQFENYLTYNKDIDENQSINALLGISWQHVDRFNSTARSQDFQDDYFKFNNLGAGANVFQTLSGTSAYGLNSYFGRFNYNLKEKYLVTFTGRIDGSSKFGEANRYAVFPSAALAWRISEEDFLKDHKTISNLKLRASYGVTGNSEIAAYQALAGMGNYTVIFNDSRSIGLGVNRLSNPDLKWEKTFQTDVGLELGLLNNRLTFELDLYRKLTEDMLLNAPVPSSSGYSLVTRNIGSMENKGVEFALNSVNIVNNDFKWDTHFNISINKNKVLELTGGADIFSGSTIIREGEPVSSFFGFVHLGTWNTDETDLAAQYLKLPGDIKYEDVNGDGAINDNDRVIIGQGIPKGFGTFMNTFQYKNLELMVDLQFNYGNKVLWRSKHSAEDRQGIANSFRTVLNAWTPENQDTNIAQLRPLTAGYNTFNDSDRTQDGSFLRGRNLLLAYTFEPTLIQKLKLSRLRAYVSVQNFFLSTKFQGYDPEVSTSGSPFDQGVDLYAYPKPRVFMLGLNIAL from the coding sequence ATGAAAAGAATTTTTATTAAATCAAACAAATTCCAGGTACTGGCTTTTGTGCTCTCTCTTTTCTTATTATCCGGACCAATATTGGCTCAAGAGAGTAGGACGATTAGTGGTCTGGTAAAATCCCAAGAAGATCAGGAATTGATTCCTGGAGTATCCATCTTGGTTCAAGGAACAAACAGGGGCACCGTCACTGACATTGATGGTAAGTTTAGCCTAGAGGTTAGTAATGGCGAAACCCTTGTGGCAAGTTTTATTGGTTATGAAAACAAGGAAGTAACCATTGAAGCAGGGATGAATAATATTGAGATTTTACTCAATTACTCTTTTGCAGACCTATCAGAGGTGGTCGTAGTGGGATATGGTACCCAAAAGAAGTCGGACTTAACAGGTGCCGTAGGCTCGGTAAGTAGCGAAGCACTTCAGGAACGGCCATCGGCCTCTTTGACCCAAGCCCTATCAGGGAGAATTCAGGGTGTAAATGTATCTGTCAATTCAGGAAGACCCGGAGGAAGGGCCAATATCAGAATCAGAGGAAATACTTCTGTAAGTATAGCCAATGACCCTTTGTATGTAATTGATGGTGTGATTATACATGCCGCCGGACTGGCCAATGGCAGTACCCCAATTGATTATATCAACCCCAACGATATCGCTTCAGTAGAAGTACTTAAAGACGCCTCTGCTACCGCCATATATGGGGCAAGAGGAGCAAATGGAGTGATCTTGGTAACAACAAAAAGAGGTAGTAATAAAGGAGGAATGATCACCTTTGACACCGATGTAAGTGTGGGTGTATTACCCAAGAAAATCCCTTTACTCAATGCCGAAGAATTTCTTATGGTGGAAGATATCGCCTATCAAAATGCGCAGAAATACGATCCCACAGGATGGGCTAATGGCATTTATACCGATCCAAAATTAAAAAGAACCAACCCTTTATTGTTTGATGCCAATGGAAATCCGCTTCATGACACAGACTGGCAGGATGAATCTTTTCGTAAAGCCATTACTCAAAACCATCAACTGGGACTTACAGGTGGAAATGAAAAAGACAGTTATGGGATTTATATCAACCACAGAAATGAGGAAGGATTGATGCGAGAATCCTACCTGAAACGATATGCGGGCAGATTTGTGTTTGACAGCCAGATAAAGCCCTGGTTAAAAGTAGGAGGAAGCCTAAGCTATACAGACCAAAAAGAAAGCCAGGTGGACCCGTTAGGGGCCGGAGGAATAATTGCCATGCGCCAGGTATTGGAAGCCCTTCCCATTATCCCCGTTCGATACAGTGATGGTAGTTGGGCCGGTAATGAAGACTATCCCGGCATGGAAGGCGGGAACAACCCTCTTCATGTAGTGAATGACCGGGTTTACATAGTAAATACCCAAACCATGTTAGGTAATATTTATGCAAATTTCAGCCTTGCTGAAGGACTTGAACTTCGCTCTGTTTTAGCCAGCAACATTATCAATCAGAGGGTTGACTATTATGGGGGAAGAACCTTAAACTATATTGCAAGAAATCAAAGAGGAGATGCTTCCGTGATGAATGACCGCTTAAACTCCTGGCAATTTGAGAATTACCTTACCTACAATAAAGACATCGACGAAAACCAATCTATCAATGCTTTATTGGGTATTTCCTGGCAACATGTTGACCGGTTCAATAGCACTGCAAGATCTCAAGATTTTCAGGATGACTATTTCAAATTTAATAATCTAGGGGCAGGGGCCAATGTTTTTCAAACCCTTTCCGGGACCTCAGCCTATGGCTTGAATTCCTATTTCGGCAGGTTTAACTATAATCTGAAAGAAAAATATTTGGTAACCTTTACCGGAAGAATTGATGGATCTTCAAAATTTGGGGAAGCCAACAGATATGCGGTGTTCCCATCAGCTGCTTTGGCATGGAGAATTTCTGAAGAAGACTTTTTGAAGGACCATAAAACCATCTCCAACTTAAAATTAAGGGCCAGTTATGGAGTCACCGGCAACTCCGAAATAGCGGCTTATCAAGCCTTGGCAGGAATGGGCAATTACACCGTAATTTTCAATGACTCAAGGAGCATAGGGCTTGGTGTCAACCGGCTTTCAAACCCTGACCTAAAATGGGAAAAAACTTTTCAAACTGATGTAGGACTCGAGCTTGGACTACTCAATAACCGACTGACATTTGAACTGGATCTGTATAGAAAATTAACTGAAGACATGCTGCTCAATGCCCCCGTTCCATCCAGCAGTGGATACAGCTTGGTAACTAGAAACATTGGAAGCATGGAAAACAAAGGAGTAGAATTTGCACTCAATTCTGTGAACATTGTTAACAATGATTTTAAGTGGGACACTCATTTTAACATCTCTATCAACAAAAACAAAGTGTTGGAACTAACGGGTGGAGCAGACATATTTTCCGGTTCTACTATCATAAGGGAAGGGGAGCCGGTAAGCTCTTTCTTTGGCTTTGTTCATTTGGGAACATGGAACACAGATGAGACTGACCTTGCCGCACAGTACCTCAAGCTACCGGGTGATATAAAGTATGAAGACGTAAATGGTGATGGAGCCATTAATGACAATGACAGGGTAATTATTGGCCAGGGAATTCCTAAAGGTTTTGGGACTTTTATGAATACTTTCCAATACAAAAACCTAGAATTAATGGTTGATCTGCAGTTTAATTACGGCAATAAGGTACTGTGGCGAAGCAAGCATTCTGCCGAAGACCGTCAGGGAATTGCCAATAGTTTTAGGACCGTCTTGAATGCCTGGACACCGGAAAATCAAGATACAAATATTGCCCAACTGAGACCATTGACTGCCGGATACAATACCTTCAATGATTCAGACAGAACCCAGGATGGTTCTTTTCTTCGAGGCAGGAATTTACTTCTAGCCTACACTTTTGAGCCTACCTTAATTCAAAAGCTAAAATTAAGTAGGTTAAGGGCTTATGTCTCTGTGCAAAATTTCTTCTTAAGTACCAAATTTCAAGGCTATGATCCTGAAGTTTCCACTTCCGGATCTCCCTTTGATCAGGGAGTGGATCTTTATGCCTACCCAAAGCCAAGGGTTTTTATGCTAGGATTAAATATCGCCCTTTAA
- a CDS encoding RagB/SusD family nutrient uptake outer membrane protein, with translation MKKYINKISRVILISMLMITTWGCNEFLDETDKSNFTLENYFTLPEHATSVVNSIYESLRPVMQSGFGGGPWMMLEFSTGLANTELGQAQNSLFVRNLINNSDNGYGQTYWTSYYRGIANANLAIEKIPEIEMDSETQNKLLGEARFLRAFYYFNLVRIFGDIPLITSPIDLTSPELYPEAASTAAIYDQIVADLEVAENAGLPWRDTSGRVSLGAVKTLMASVYLTMAGYPLQAGDQYFQLAAEKANDIIQSGTYDLFTDYDKLHSVEDKNQGEHIFMIQYAAFTIPSSWQVSIIPYNRGISAYSAETGGIFSNQEFVNAFENGDKRAEEKTFFYTEYSLESDRSSTKELGDYYIWKHFDEEAQLNTTSSGLNWPVFRFAEVLLIYAEAMNEVSGPTDATYEAINKIRERAELPPLENLSQEEFREAVWREKWVEMCFENKTWFDMVRLRKAWNVVSGEFENYVGHQFTYGPTITERELLFPIPTAEIRNNDKLSQNQGY, from the coding sequence ATGAAAAAGTATATAAATAAAATTAGTCGTGTGATACTTATCAGCATGCTAATGATCACAACTTGGGGATGTAATGAATTTCTCGATGAGACAGACAAATCCAATTTCACTTTAGAAAATTATTTTACTCTACCGGAACATGCTACCAGTGTGGTCAATTCCATATATGAAAGCCTCAGGCCTGTGATGCAATCAGGTTTTGGTGGTGGTCCTTGGATGATGCTTGAATTCTCCACAGGACTTGCCAATACAGAACTAGGACAGGCACAAAACAGCCTTTTTGTTAGAAATTTGATCAACAATTCGGACAATGGTTATGGACAAACTTACTGGACTAGTTACTACAGGGGTATTGCCAATGCGAACCTTGCTATAGAAAAAATTCCTGAGATAGAGATGGACAGTGAAACCCAAAATAAACTATTAGGAGAGGCTCGTTTTCTACGCGCATTTTATTATTTTAATTTGGTAAGGATTTTTGGAGACATCCCACTGATAACGTCGCCAATAGACTTAACCAGCCCTGAATTGTATCCAGAAGCTGCTTCAACAGCCGCAATTTATGACCAAATTGTAGCAGACCTTGAAGTTGCCGAAAATGCCGGATTACCTTGGAGAGATACAAGCGGAAGAGTTTCTCTGGGCGCTGTTAAAACTTTAATGGCAAGTGTGTATCTCACCATGGCCGGCTATCCACTGCAAGCAGGCGACCAGTACTTCCAACTTGCAGCAGAAAAAGCCAATGACATTATCCAATCCGGCACTTACGATTTATTTACCGATTATGACAAACTTCATTCTGTTGAAGATAAAAACCAGGGAGAGCATATTTTTATGATACAATATGCCGCATTCACTATCCCTTCATCTTGGCAGGTTTCCATAATCCCTTACAATCGAGGTATTTCTGCTTATAGCGCAGAGACAGGTGGAATCTTTTCAAACCAAGAGTTTGTCAATGCTTTTGAAAATGGAGACAAAAGAGCCGAAGAAAAAACATTCTTCTATACAGAATACAGCTTAGAGTCCGATAGAAGCTCCACCAAAGAGCTGGGAGACTATTATATCTGGAAGCATTTTGATGAAGAGGCCCAACTTAACACTACAAGTAGTGGCTTGAATTGGCCTGTTTTCCGTTTTGCTGAGGTATTACTCATTTATGCTGAAGCAATGAATGAAGTCAGTGGACCAACGGACGCAACTTACGAAGCCATTAACAAAATCCGAGAGAGGGCGGAATTACCCCCACTAGAAAACCTAAGTCAAGAAGAATTTAGGGAAGCTGTATGGAGAGAAAAATGGGTAGAAATGTGTTTTGAAAACAAGACATGGTTTGACATGGTAAGGTTGCGTAAAGCATGGAATGTGGTTTCCGGAGAATTTGAGAATTATGTAGGGCACCAATTTACTTATGGTCCGACAATAACTGAAAGGGAATTGCTTTTCCCAATTCCTACGGCTGAAATAAGAAACAATGATAAACTAAGCCAAAACCAAGGTTATTGA
- a CDS encoding ThuA domain-containing protein — protein MNTMHQFKNSSLKVASLFIFTFLITAGLALAQEDKLLLQFKGENGAGKGKNVVLISGDDEYRSEEGLPMLAKILSKHHGFNTTVLFAIDPENNNVVPNYKTNIPGMEHLQEADLVIILLRFRELPDEQMKHFDDYLKSGKPLIALRTSTHAFNYGKDSKSPYAKYHWQSNVPGWEKGFGKKILGETWVAHHGHHAVEGTRALLDGIQVSAKNPILNGVTDIWAASDVYTVNGIGEDAEVLIHGASTSGMNAEAPINWKKSLMPVVWTKSYQIEGGKKGKVFASTLGASIDLLSEDLRRLIVNASYWGLGMEAKIPEKANVNIVGDYSPTMFGFDNFRRGMKVTDFE, from the coding sequence ATGAACACAATGCATCAGTTTAAAAACAGTAGTCTCAAAGTAGCCAGCCTCTTTATTTTCACTTTCTTGATCACAGCAGGTTTGGCCTTGGCTCAAGAGGACAAGTTGCTATTACAATTCAAAGGAGAAAACGGTGCCGGAAAAGGTAAAAATGTAGTACTCATCAGTGGTGATGACGAATACAGGTCTGAAGAGGGCTTGCCTATGTTGGCAAAAATTCTTTCCAAGCACCATGGTTTTAACACCACTGTTTTATTTGCCATCGATCCTGAAAACAACAATGTAGTGCCCAACTACAAGACAAACATACCGGGCATGGAGCATCTTCAGGAGGCCGACCTTGTTATCATCTTATTGCGATTCAGAGAACTTCCCGATGAACAAATGAAGCATTTTGATGATTACCTGAAGTCAGGAAAGCCTTTGATTGCATTGCGTACTTCTACCCATGCTTTTAATTATGGAAAAGACAGCAAAAGCCCTTATGCGAAATACCATTGGCAAAGCAATGTTCCCGGTTGGGAGAAAGGTTTTGGTAAAAAGATATTGGGTGAAACATGGGTAGCACATCACGGCCACCATGCCGTAGAAGGTACCCGAGCACTTTTAGATGGAATCCAAGTTTCTGCCAAAAACCCAATATTGAATGGTGTTACCGACATTTGGGCTGCTTCTGATGTGTACACAGTAAATGGTATAGGTGAAGATGCAGAAGTTTTGATCCATGGTGCTTCTACCTCCGGCATGAATGCTGAAGCGCCAATCAACTGGAAAAAATCATTAATGCCTGTGGTGTGGACCAAGTCTTACCAAATAGAAGGTGGTAAAAAAGGTAAAGTATTTGCCAGCACACTTGGAGCATCCATAGACTTGTTAAGTGAAGACTTGCGTCGATTAATTGTGAATGCCAGCTATTGGGGACTAGGTATGGAGGCAAAAATACCTGAAAAAGCCAATGTGAATATTGTTGGAGATTATTCGCCTACGATGTTTGGTTTTGACAATTTCCGTCGCGGAATGAAAGTTACTGATTTCGAATAA
- a CDS encoding glycoside hydrolase family 43 protein: protein MLNRILPIWLLMPLFFLFYSCQSVAQITKKDEVFLFSYFTGNGEDGLHLSYSTDGFTYFALNEGKSLLTPSAGGDKLMRDPCIIKGGDGLFHMVWTVSWKEKGIGYAYSKDLINWSEQQFIPVMAHEPDARNTWAPEVFYDDVEELYIIYWSTTITGRYPETQSQLDNAHNHRQYYVTTKDFKTFSETKLFYEPGFNVIDGTIQKHKGKYYLFVKDETREPAKKNIRIAVSDSLAGGYSEAGPPITGEYWAEGPTVTQVDGQWIVYFDKYTEHSMGAVVSSDLENWTDVSDQVSFPEGTRHGTVFTVDRAFFDDLLLHLK from the coding sequence ATGCTTAATAGAATTCTTCCAATTTGGCTGTTGATGCCACTTTTCTTTTTATTTTATTCTTGTCAATCAGTTGCTCAAATAACAAAAAAGGATGAGGTGTTTCTTTTTTCTTATTTCACTGGAAACGGTGAAGACGGGTTGCATCTGTCCTATTCCACCGATGGTTTTACTTATTTTGCATTAAATGAAGGAAAATCTTTACTTACCCCTTCGGCCGGTGGAGATAAACTTATGCGTGATCCATGTATTATAAAAGGAGGGGATGGCTTGTTTCATATGGTTTGGACGGTCAGTTGGAAGGAGAAAGGTATAGGTTATGCCTATTCTAAAGACTTAATCAACTGGTCAGAGCAACAGTTTATACCTGTAATGGCCCATGAGCCGGATGCTCGCAATACCTGGGCGCCAGAGGTGTTTTATGATGATGTCGAAGAATTATACATTATCTATTGGTCCACCACAATAACCGGTCGTTATCCTGAGACACAATCTCAGCTAGACAATGCTCATAATCACAGACAATACTATGTAACCACAAAAGATTTTAAGACCTTTTCAGAAACAAAATTGTTTTATGAGCCGGGTTTTAATGTGATTGATGGCACTATTCAAAAACATAAAGGTAAATATTATCTTTTTGTGAAGGATGAAACCCGTGAGCCAGCGAAGAAGAATATTCGAATAGCGGTAAGTGATTCTCTTGCCGGGGGCTATAGTGAAGCAGGCCCACCAATCACAGGTGAATATTGGGCTGAAGGTCCTACGGTTACGCAAGTAGATGGTCAATGGATTGTTTATTTCGATAAATATACGGAACACAGTATGGGAGCAGTTGTGTCTTCGGATTTAGAGAACTGGACAGATGTTTCGGATCAAGTTAGTTTTCCGGAAGGTACCAGACATGGCACTGTGTTTACAGTAGATCGGGCTTTTTTTGATGACTTGTTGTTGCACCTGAAATAA
- a CDS encoding FG-GAP repeat domain-containing protein → MNLSLNIALIVAGLTNDPKPITFEKQIIAMETAESAGVFDVDADGHPDIVSGSYWYKGPEFSKRQLIGQVKRVSEYFDDFSTIPMDVNGDGKTDYVTGGWFGKTLYWVENPGSNKEWAVHEITNPGNVETTRAWDVDNDGHLDIVPNTPNQPLAYYTLNRDANGKGTGEFEKHSVTEKHGHGLGFGDINGDGRGDFIIPEGWLEAPQDLENGRWTLHETFQLGTASVPIIVTDVNSDGLNDLIVGQGHDYGLHWYEQVKEGDTISFIKHPIDPFQSQYHTMEWIDIDNDGEMELVTGKRYRAHNGNDPGGNDFMGLYYFKWNGESFTKNVISYGPFGEGKGAGLYFSVADLNGNGMMDIVVAGKDGLVVFHNKGSR, encoded by the coding sequence ATGAATCTAAGCCTTAATATCGCATTAATAGTGGCAGGATTGACCAATGATCCCAAGCCTATAACCTTTGAAAAGCAAATCATTGCTATGGAAACTGCTGAGTCAGCAGGTGTCTTTGATGTAGATGCAGATGGTCATCCGGATATTGTCTCCGGCAGCTATTGGTACAAAGGTCCTGAGTTTTCCAAGCGACAGTTGATCGGACAAGTAAAGCGCGTCAGTGAATACTTTGATGATTTTTCTACCATTCCCATGGATGTAAATGGTGATGGAAAGACTGACTACGTTACAGGCGGATGGTTCGGAAAGACGCTGTACTGGGTAGAAAACCCCGGAAGCAATAAAGAATGGGCCGTGCACGAAATCACCAATCCCGGTAACGTAGAGACCACAAGAGCCTGGGATGTAGACAACGATGGCCACTTGGACATTGTTCCGAATACTCCCAATCAACCGCTTGCTTATTATACTTTAAATCGGGATGCAAATGGGAAAGGTACCGGTGAATTTGAAAAACATTCGGTAACTGAAAAACACGGCCATGGCCTAGGTTTTGGAGATATCAATGGAGATGGTAGAGGAGACTTTATAATACCAGAAGGTTGGTTAGAGGCTCCTCAAGACTTAGAAAATGGCAGGTGGACATTACACGAGACTTTTCAATTGGGCACTGCCAGCGTCCCCATCATAGTAACTGACGTAAACAGCGATGGCTTAAACGACCTAATTGTGGGGCAAGGACACGACTATGGATTGCATTGGTATGAACAGGTTAAAGAAGGAGATACAATTTCCTTTATTAAACACCCCATTGACCCTTTTCAGTCTCAATACCATACGATGGAATGGATAGACATAGACAATGATGGAGAAATGGAACTGGTAACTGGTAAACGCTACCGCGCACACAATGGCAATGATCCCGGAGGAAATGATTTTATGGGGTTGTATTATTTTAAGTGGAATGGGGAATCTTTTACTAAAAACGTGATAAGCTATGGCCCTTTTGGAGAAGGCAAAGGAGCCGGCCTTTATTTTTCTGTCGCGGACTTAAATGGCAATGGAATGATGGACATTGTTGTAGCTGGAAAAGATGGCTTGGTGGTGTTCCACAATAAAGGAAGTCGCTAA
- a CDS encoding sugar phosphate isomerase/epimerase family protein codes for MNKIGFNVLAWSAAVSDELKPIIERLKTIGYDGVEFFVGAPDEKAYKEIGSFTKGLGLESSTVFVMGPDENPIDPDAKIRAKALDKMKWTIDRSHDLGAKIICGPFHSAFSTFAQRSPNEDEYNRSAEVLYQAGEHAKQAGIVLTPEALNRFECYLCNTMDQLLHLITKINHPNVRAMFDTHHANIEEKNLGDAIRKIAPVLGHVHISENDRGTPGSGHVPWDDTFATLAEINYKGWLTIEGFTRNDPDFANSIGVWRDFSEPWEMAENGYKFIKAMGEKHGL; via the coding sequence ATGAATAAGATTGGATTTAATGTCTTGGCCTGGTCAGCAGCAGTTTCTGATGAATTAAAGCCTATTATCGAAAGACTAAAAACCATAGGCTATGATGGGGTAGAGTTTTTTGTAGGAGCACCGGATGAAAAAGCCTATAAAGAAATTGGCAGCTTTACCAAGGGACTAGGACTAGAAAGCAGTACAGTATTTGTAATGGGGCCTGATGAAAACCCAATAGATCCTGATGCTAAAATAAGGGCAAAAGCCCTGGACAAAATGAAATGGACCATAGACCGTTCTCATGATTTGGGAGCAAAAATTATCTGTGGACCTTTTCACTCGGCTTTCTCCACATTTGCTCAAAGATCCCCCAACGAGGATGAATACAATAGAAGCGCTGAAGTTTTGTATCAAGCTGGAGAACACGCCAAGCAAGCAGGAATCGTTCTCACCCCCGAAGCACTAAATCGCTTCGAATGTTACCTATGCAATACTATGGATCAATTGTTGCATTTGATCACGAAAATAAATCACCCAAATGTTCGCGCAATGTTTGACACCCATCATGCGAATATCGAAGAAAAAAACCTGGGAGATGCCATAAGGAAAATCGCTCCGGTATTAGGTCATGTACATATAAGTGAGAATGACAGAGGGACACCCGGCTCTGGTCATGTTCCTTGGGATGACACCTTTGCTACATTAGCTGAAATAAATTATAAAGGATGGCTTACCATAGAAGGATTTACCAGAAATGACCCTGACTTTGCCAATTCTATTGGCGTATGGAGAGATTTTTCTGAACCTTGGGAAATGGCTGAAAACGGCTATAAATTCATTAAGGCCATGGGAGAAAAACATGGGCTTTAA